A part of Halobaculum sp. MBLA0143 genomic DNA contains:
- a CDS encoding PIN domain-containing protein, whose protein sequence is MPRAVVDTTVLFAAAYRRDESHDRALSVMRGFDDGTLPEVIVLDYVLAETINGITTHAGHDAAIDFLDRVESSTRFHLDSPTANCRAKGKALFRQHEPLSFVDACIVAYMETTGLDYLYALDDDFDAVEGVRRLATPANPYDPNEHE, encoded by the coding sequence ATGCCCCGTGCAGTAGTCGACACGACGGTCTTGTTTGCGGCTGCGTACCGCCGCGACGAGTCTCACGACCGCGCACTCTCAGTTATGCGCGGGTTCGACGACGGGACACTTCCGGAGGTAATTGTCTTGGACTACGTGCTCGCAGAGACGATCAACGGAATCACGACCCATGCGGGCCACGACGCGGCCATCGACTTTCTCGACCGCGTCGAGTCGAGCACACGATTCCACCTCGACTCACCCACTGCGAACTGTCGTGCGAAGGGCAAGGCTCTGTTTCGTCAGCACGAACCGCTCTCGTTCGTCGACGCCTGTATCGTAGCGTACATGGAGACGACGGGACTCGACTACCTGTACGCACTCGACGACGATTTCGATGCGGTCGAGGGTGTCCGTCGACTCGCTACGCCGGCGAATCCATACGATCCGAACGAGCACGAGTGA
- a CDS encoding AbrB/MazE/SpoVT family DNA-binding domain-containing protein, giving the protein MSSDSTDAESKVSGNQANIPAHIRRELAIDDGDRLRWQLEDDGTVTVRVVRRQDRTFADFDGYDGEETTDVTTDHDAWGVDSE; this is encoded by the coding sequence GTGAGCAGCGACAGCACTGACGCCGAGAGCAAGGTTTCCGGGAACCAGGCGAATATCCCGGCCCACATTCGACGCGAACTCGCCATCGACGACGGGGACCGGCTCCGCTGGCAACTCGAAGACGACGGGACGGTAACGGTTCGTGTCGTTCGACGACAGGATAGAACGTTCGCTGATTTCGACGGCTACGACGGCGAGGAGACGACAGACGTTACGACCGATCACGACGCCTGGGGCGTCGACAGCGAGTGA